The following coding sequences lie in one Sorghum bicolor cultivar BTx623 chromosome 6, Sorghum_bicolor_NCBIv3, whole genome shotgun sequence genomic window:
- the LOC8055936 gene encoding histone-lysine N-methyltransferase, H3 lysine-9 specific SUVH5, translating to MEMGAAAAKPAPRADGVRRYKVLVPWRFQPGYVRQPLKHTASANGAAPNGGGGNTAGVPDAKNCGSDGAPSAVGETNGFRDSKIFGSGGAPSPGKSGAVGAGEEQSVRCTRGQSLKSPDVDNGGCPGPGNACNLGKPVRGGRVKSSPLEGTGNSRGANDGVVAAAGEDCNLGSSNCDDSFKDARTQDFSGAGDGTACDPEVIEITEKCFAKGLKKPSVDQTGSKSNGSASGLRSEDPEGNVGLGDSSYHAAKGCSMGDGAAKENNATAKGCSSATPGSNGNGTYVRKGRKTVVPWRFQAGYKRSFSDAFGSNNLSPDRPAYGFDGSSTQCAPATRSSVRCYASAHSGVRVSAMSNFSMKGENGTGTECKKRKTNSDYQDEVMLDNGDPIVRESIMRSLQDLRLIYRELLDEEEDNSREEVLNMRPDLRAYKIFRERFSTEFDDEKYIGSVPGIYPGDIFHLRVELCVVGLHRPHRVGIDCTKKDDGTTVAVSIVSCAQSSDIKYNLDVLVYTGPVAVTVNQRIEGTNWALKKSMDTNTPVRVIHGFTTQNGKKKFPTYIYGGLYLVEKYWREKEHGDRYVYMFRLRRMKGQKHIDIQEILQTGNSGSKNNVIIKDLSHGLERVPVPVVNKISDECPMPYRYTSHLQYPRNYRPTPPAGCGCVGGCSDTKRCACAVKNGGEIPFNDKGRILEAKPLVYECGPSCKCPPTCHNRVGQHGLKFRLQIFKTKSMGWGVRTLDFIPSGSFVCEYIGEVLEDEEAQKRTNDEYLFAIGHNYYDESLWEGLSRSIPSLQKGPGKDDETGFAVDASEMGNFAKFINHSCTPNIYAQNVLYDHEDISVPHIMFFACDDIRPNQELFYHYNYKIDQVHDANGNIKKKKCLCGSVECDGWLY from the coding sequence ATGGAGatgggggcggcggcggcgaaacCGGCACCGAGGGCGGACGGCGTGCGGAGGTACAAGGTACTCGTGCCCTGGCGGTTCCAGCCCGGCTACGTCAGGCAGCCGCTCAAGCACACCGCCTCCGCCAATGGGGCAGCGCCCAACGGCGGTGGCGGTAATACCGCCGGCGTCCCTGATGCTAAAAATTGTGGATCGGATGGGGCGCCGAGCGCCGTCGGTGAAACCAACGGTTTCCGAGACTCCAAAATTTTCGGATCGGGTGGGGCGCCGAGCCCCGGCAAGAGCGGGGCAGTTGGTGCAGGAGAGGAGCAATCGGTGAGATGCACTCGAGGTCAGAGTTTGAAGAGCCCTGACGTGGACAATGGTGGTTGCCCTGGACCTGGAAATGCATGCAATCTGGGCAAGCCTGTAAGGGGTGGCCGGGTGAAGAGCTCCCCATTGGAAGGTACTGGAAATAGCAGGGGTGCCAATGATGGCGTCGTGGCTGCCGCTGGAGAGGACTGCAATCTGGGGAGCTCTAACTGTGATGATAGTTTCAAGGATGCTCGCACCCAGGATTTTAGTGGTGCTGGCGATGGAACAGCTTGCGACCCTGAGGTGATTGAGATCACAGAGAAGTGCTTTGCGAAGGGTTTGAAGAAGCCGTCTGTGGATCAGACTGGGTCAAAGAGCAATGGTTCTGCTTCAGGACTCAGGTCAGAGGACCCTGAGGGAAATGTTGGCTTGGGAGATTCCTCTTATCACGCTGCAAAAGGGTGTAGCATGGGAGATGGGGCAGCGAAGGAGAATAACGCAACAGCCAAAGGTTGCAGCTCGGCGACTCCTGGCAGCAATGGTAATGGAACGTACGTCCGCAAGGGACGGAAGACAGTTGTACCATGGAGATTCCAGGCTGGGTACAAGCGATCATTCTCTGATGCTTTTGGGTCCAATAATCTATCTCCTGATCGTCCAGCATACGGGTTTGACGGCAGTTCAACACAGTGTGCTCCAGCAACTAGAAGCTCTGTGCGGTGTTATGCAAGTGCTCATTCTGGTGTTAGAGTTTCTGCTATGTCTAACTTCTCAATGAAAGGTGAAAATGGGACTGGTACTGAATGTAAGAAGAGGAAAACTAATAGCGATTATCAGGATGAAGTGATGCTAGATAATGGAGATCCAATCGTTAGAGAAAGCATCATGCGGTCTCTACAGGATCTCCGGTTAATTTATcgggagcttttagatgaagaagaagataaTTCGAGGGAAGAAGTGCTTAACATGCGGCCAGATCTACGGGCTTACAAAATTTTCAGGGAGCGGTTCTCCACAGAGTTTGATGATGAGAAATATATTGGCAGTGTGCCTGGAATCTATCCTGGTGATATCTTTCATCTGAGGGTTGAGCTTTGTGTTGTTGGTCTCCATCGCCCACACAGGGTAGGTATTGATTGtaccaagaaggatgatggtACTACTGTGGCTGTTAGTATTGTGTCATGTGCACAATCTTCTGACATCAAGTATAATCTGGATGTCTTGGTATATACTGGACCAGTGGCAGTTACAGTCAATCAGAGGATAGAGGGTACCAACTGGGCTCTTAAAAAGAGCATGGACACTAATACACCAGTCCGTGTTATCCATGGGTTCACCACTCAAAATGGAAAAAAAAAGTTTCCTACTTATATATATGGTGGTTTATACCTTGTTGAGAAGTACTGGAGGGAGAAAGAGCATGGAGACCGTTATGTGTATATGTTCCGACTGAGAAGAATGAAAGGGCAAAAACACATTGACATCCAAGAAATTCTGCaaacagggaactctggatcaAAGAACAATGTTATCATCAAAGATCTATCACATGGATTGGAGAGAGTTCCTGTACCTGTTGTTAACAAAATATCCGATGAGTGCCCAATGCCCTATCGCTACACTTCACACCTTCAATATCCCCGTAACTATCGTCCAACTCCTCCAGCAGGTTGTGGTTGTGTAGGTGGGTGCTCAGACACAAAAAGGTGTGCATGTGCAGTGAAAAATGGTGGAGAAATCCCTTTCAATGATAAAGGCCGCATTTTAGAAGCAAAGCCTCTTGTTTATGAGTGTGGGCCTTCTTGCAAGTGCCCTCCTACATGTCACAACAGAGTTGGCCAGCATGGGCTCAAGTTTCGGCTGCAAATCTTCAAAACAAAATCAATGGGTTGGGGTGTGAGAACTCTTGACTTCATACCGTCTGGAAGCTTTGTGTGTGAATATATAGGAGAAGTGttggaggatgaagaagcacaAAAAAGGACAAATGATGAGTACTTATTTGCTATCGGGCACAATTATTATGATGAGTCACTTTGGGAGGGCCTATCAAGATCTATACCGTCACTTCAGAAGGGTCCGGGCAAAGATGATGAAACTGGATTTGCTGTTGATGCTTCAGAGATGGGGAACTTTGCAAAATTTATCAATCATAGTTGCACCCCAAACATATATGCACAAAATGTCCTTTATGATCATGAAGATATCAGTGTGCCTCATATCATGTTCTTTGCTTGCGACGATATTCGACCCAATCAAGAACTATTCTACCACTACAATTACAAAATAGATCAGGTTCATGATGCCAATGGGAACATCAAGAAGAAGAAATGCCTTTGTGGCTCGGTTGAGTGTGATGGCTGGCTGTATTAA